Proteins encoded together in one Funiculus sociatus GB2-C1 window:
- a CDS encoding IS1 family transposase — MPLCGHTRTHKHGKTSKGSQRYLCPACRQTFTDSFDTL; from the coding sequence ATGCCTCTGTGCGGTCACACCAGAACTCACAAACATGGAAAAACCAGCAAAGGTAGTCAACGATACTTGTGTCCTGCTTGTAGACAAACTTTTACTGACAGCTTTGACACCTTGTA